From a single Brassica oleracea var. oleracea cultivar TO1000 chromosome C5, BOL, whole genome shotgun sequence genomic region:
- the LOC106293672 gene encoding CASP-like protein 1D2, with protein MASTENPDPETGKSEPLPASTEPLTPPQAPSSASGFLDCRKIDIIIRVLLFSATLTALIVMVTSDQTEMTQLPRAPSPAPVSAEFSDSPAFIYFVVALVVAGFYALISTIISISLLLRPEFAAQFSIYISSFDMVALGILASATGTAGGVAYIALKGNEEIGWNKICNVYDKFCRYIATSLALSLFASLLLLVLSIFSLWKRTTT; from the exons ATGGCTTCTACTGAAAACCCCGATCCAGAAACCGGCAAATCTGAACCGCTTCCGGCGTCAACTGAGCCACTAACACCACCACAAGCACCGTCCTCAGCCTCCGGTTTCCTAGATTGCCGGAAAATAGACATCATAATAAGAGTTCTGCTTTTCTCAGCCACACTGACTGCTCTTATAGTAATGGTGACTAGCGACCAGACGGAGATGACTCAGCTCCCTAGAGCTCCATCTCCTGCTCCTGTCTCCGCCGAGTTCAGTGACTCGCCCGCTTTCAT ATACTTCGTGGTGGCTCTTGTGGTGGCTGGTTTCTACGCCTTAATCTCAACAATTATTTCTATATCTCTACTCTTGCGACCTGAGTTCGCTGCACAGTTCTCCATTTATATATCTTCCTTTGACATG GTGGCGCTGGGGATTTTGGCGTCTGCGACGGGAACGGCGGGAGGAGTTGCGTACATAGCGCTGAAAGGAAACGAAGAAATTGGATGGAACAAGATTTGTAACGTCTACGACAAGTTTTGTCGTTACATTGCAACGTCGCTTGCCTTATCTCTCTTTGCTTCTCTTCTGCTTCTAGTGTTATCCATTTTCTCTCTGTGGAAGAGAACAACAACATGA